Proteins from a genomic interval of Siniperca chuatsi isolate FFG_IHB_CAS linkage group LG10, ASM2008510v1, whole genome shotgun sequence:
- the LOC122883710 gene encoding uncharacterized protein LOC122883710: protein MTAGTVLDIRVLSETTGTKVVILTEDSHGRLTKMQELSPGTEPASQTVTLIYRPKSAQYPDGHYDVCINNQPVSIVNKGKSCLFHALARGMKPEASEEAIALEADRLRSVEADTLLRHPGQWESFVKRKEWTEAIRGGDWYMAEGAVPKKIIKETKTRLKKEVGTSEYYKDWKKYAKNNPGIGQFINADHQPPVHSILEARKLNQNSKLAEAMLEVATNSSPLVKKLIPGVHKSHGRELPTVYVPTEIHREFPSTKSKAFRTCLATAISSDDVVGTFKLTILGANVRFKLNSKKNFKNFQNSTKSKTRLAIFEKSFQQHSTKMVQTWFNLLQGNGVMTKTDLTTITTWINNKGYNNQNDPYWNQVSNLL from the coding sequence ATGACTGCAGGAACCGTTCTTGATATCAGAGTCCTGTCAGAAACCACTGGCACTAAGGTTGTCATCCTAACAGAGGACAGCCATGGCAGACTTACCAAAATGCAGGAGTTGAGCCCAGGCACTGAACCCGCCAGTCAAACTGTGACACTGATCTACAGACCAAAGAGTGCCCAATACCCAGACGGCCATTATGATGTGTGCATCAATAACCAGCCAGTGAGCATAGTCAACAAGGGCAAGAGCTGCCTGTTTCATGCTTTGGCAAGAGGCATGAAACCAGAGGCCAGTGAGGAAGCAATCGCTTTGGAAGCGGACCGCCTCCGATCTGTGGAGGCCGACACTCTCCTCAGACACCCAGGCCAATGGGAGTCTTTCGTCAAGCGCAAAGAGTGGACTGAAGCAATCAGAGGAGGGGACTGGTACATGGCAGAGGGAGCTGTACCAAAGAAAATCataaaagaaaccaaaacaagACTTAAGAAAGAGGTTGGAACAAGTGAATattacaaagactggaaaaaatatgcaaaaaacaATCCAGGAATTGGACAGTTCATCAATGCAGATCACCAGCCACCGGTTCATAGTATATTGGAAGCTAGAAAATTGAACCAGAACAGCAAATTAGCAGAAGCCATGCTTGAAGTGGCAACAAACTCATCACCTCTAGTTAAAAAACTGATTCCTGGTGTGCACAAAAGTCATGGCCGTGAACTTCCAACTGTTTATGTGCCTACAGAAATACATCGTGAGTTTCCCAGTACCAAATCAAAAGCCTTCAGAACATGCTTAGCTACCGCCATAAGCTCAGATGATGTTGTGGGCACCTTCAAACTGACGATCCTTGGTGCAAATGTGAGATTCAAGTTGAATAGCAAAAAGAACTTCAAAAACTTTCAGAACAGCACAAAGAGTAAAACCAGGCTTGCCATTTTTGAAAAGAGTTTTCAGCAACACAGTACAAAGATGGTACAGACATGGTTCAACCTGCTTCAAGGCAATGGAGTCATGACAAAGACCGATCTTACCACCATTACTACATGGATCAACAACAAGGGCTACAATAATCAAAACGACCCATACTGGAACCAAGTCTCCAACCTCCTATAA